A DNA window from Equus przewalskii isolate Varuska chromosome 12, EquPr2, whole genome shotgun sequence contains the following coding sequences:
- the LOC103547180 gene encoding uncharacterized protein isoform X1, producing MDASSSPWNPTPAPVSTPPLLLPIPAIVFIAVGIYLSLLGLVLLTRHCLLAQGCCTACSSPCRKQGVSGPQDCCWTCAEACDFPLPGPAHCLDACCLQPTEAGWAPCCPRCCPLCDCACACQLPDCQSLNCLCFEIKLR from the exons ATGGAC GCCTCCTCTAGCCCCTGGAATCCAACCCCGGCTCCTGTCAGCACTCCTCCCCTGCTGCTCCCCATCCCTGCCATCGTCTTCATCGCTGTGGGCATCTATTTGTCGCTGCTGGGCCTAGTGCTGCTGACTAGGCACTGCCTGCTG GCCCAGGGCTGCTGCACAGCCTGCAGCTCCCCCTGCAGGAAGCAAGGTGTCTCTGGGCCCCAAGACTGTTGCTGGACCTGTGCAGAAGCCTGtgacttccctctgcctggcccagCCCACTGCCTGGATGCCTGCTGCCTCCAGCCCACCGAAGCT ggTTGGGCCCCTTGCTGTCCTCGCTGCTGTCCACTCTGCGACTGTGCCTGTGCGTGCCAACTTCCTGACTGCCAGAGCCTCAACTGTCTCTGCTTTGAGATCAAGCTCCGATGA
- the DOC2A gene encoding double C2-like domain-containing protein alpha produces the protein MRGRRGDRMTINIQEHMAINVCPGPIRPIRQISDYFPRRGPGPEGGGKGSGEAPAHLAPLALAPPAALLGATTPEDGAEVDSYDSDDTTALGTLEFDLLYDQASCTLHCSILRAKGLKPMDFNGLADPYVKLHLLPGACKANKLKTKTQRNTLNPVWNEDLTYSGITDDDITHKVLRISVCDEDKLSHNEFIGEIRVPLRRLKPSQKKHFNICLERQVPLASPSSMSAALRGISCYLRELEQAEQGPGLLEERGRILLSLSYSSQRQGLLVGIVRCAHLAAMDVNGYSDPYVKTYLRPDVDKKSKHKTCVKKKTLNPEFNEEFFYEMELSALATKTLEVTVWDYDIGKSNDFIGGVSLGPGTRGEAQKHWSECLQQPDTALERWHTLTSELPAAAGALPSACVRQ, from the exons ATGAGGGGCCGCAGGGGCGACCGTATGACCATCAACATCCAAGAGCACATGGCCATCAACGTGTGCCCTGGGCCCATCCGGCCCATCCGCCAGATCTCTGACTACTTCCCCCGCCGGGGACCAGGACCCGAAGGGGGTGGCAAGGGCTCCGGGGAGGCCCCTGCTCACCTGGcccccctggccctggccccccCTGCAGCCCTCCTTGGGGCCACCACGCCCGAGGATGGTGCTGAGGTGGACAGCTATGACTCGGATGATACCA ccGCCCTGGGCACGCTGGAGTTTGACCTTCTCTACGACCAGGCCTCCTGCACTCTGCACTGTAGTATCCTCAGGGCCAAG ggTCTGAAGCCCATGGATTTCAATGGCCTGGCCGACCCCTATGTCAAGCTGCATCTGCTGCCTGGAGCCTGCAAG GCCAATAAGCtaaaaactaagactcagaggAACACGCTGAATCCTGTGTGGAACGAGGACCTGACGTACAGTGGAATCACAGATGATGACATCACTCACAAGGTGCTCAG GATCTCTGTCTGTGATGAAGACAAGCTGAGTCACAATGAGTTCATCGGGGAGATCCGTGTACCCCTCCGCCGCCTCAAGCCTTCACAGAAGAAGCATTTTAACATCTGCCTTGAGCGCCAGGTCCCG CTGGCTTCACCCTCTTCAATGTCGGCAGCGCTGAGGGGGATCTCCTGTTACCTGAGGGAG ctggagcaggcagagcaggggcCGGGGCTACTGGAAGAGCGCGGGCGCATCCTGCTGAGCCTCAGCTATAGCTCTCAGCGCCAGGGGTTGCTGGTAGGCATTGTGCGCTGTGCCCACCTGGCTGCCATGGATGTCAATGGCTACTCGGACCCCTATGTCAAGAC GTACCTGAGACCAGATGTGGATAAGAAATCCAAGCACAAAACATGTGTGAAGAAGAAGACTCTAAATCCGGAATTTAATGAG GAGTTTTTCTACGAGATGGAGCTCTCCGCTCTGGCTACCAAGACTCTGGAAGTCACAGTCTGGGACTATGACATTGGCAAATCCAACGACTTCATCG GTGGCGTGTCCCTGGGGCCAGGCACCCGGGGAGAGGCCCAGAAGCACTGGAGCGAGTGTCTGCAGCAGCCGGATACAGCCCTGGAGCGCTGGCACACCTTAACCAGTGAGCTGCCCGCAGCGGCCGGGGCTCTGCCTTCAGCCTGTGTGAGACAGTAG
- the C12H16orf92 gene encoding fertilization-influencing membrane protein isoform X1, whose amino-acid sequence MRLWQWVWGWVWLVGLGATETAPSPESAKILAPEAEPPLFIDGTDFFDYPDLDQARLLALAQFIGERPVVFDNSADSKSEFFHHILVGALVLAFFFLLFQFCTHMSCQKGA is encoded by the exons ATGAGGCTGTGGcagtgggtgtgggggtgggtgtgGCTGGTTGGGCTAGGAGCCACAGAAACAG CACCCAGCCCAGAGAGTGCCAAGATCTtggccccagaagcagagcctccGCTCTTCATAGACGGAACTGACTTCTTTGATTACCCAGACTTGGACCAAGCCAGGCTCCTGGCACTGGCCCAGTTTATTGGAGAGAGACCTGTCGTCTTTGATAACTCAG CAGATTCCAAGTCTGAGTTCTTCCATCACATCCTGGTGGGTGCTCTGGTACTggccttcttcttcctccttttccagtTCTGCACGCACAT GAGCTGCCAGAAAGGGGCCTAA
- the TLCD3B gene encoding ceramide synthase isoform X1, whose protein sequence is MTLLFVLGCVFFPLSFTVLCWGLQNHSTLRMQRPEAVLVASKLVSSVQAVMASTAGYIVSTSCKHIIDDQHWLSSAYTQFAVPYFIYDIYAMFLCHWHKHQVKGHGDEAGAKASGSTWAVARGYLHKEFLMVLHHAVMVLVCFPLSVVWRQGKGDFFLGCLLMAEVSTPFVCLGKILIQYKQQHTLLHKVNGALMLLSFLCCRVLLFPYLYWAYGRHAGLPLFAVPLAIPAHVNLGAALLLAPQLYWFFLICRGACRLFRPRGTPPPSPCQTKD, encoded by the exons ATGACCCTGCTCTTCGTACTGGGCTGCGTCTTCTTCCCACTGAGCTTCACTGTCCTCTGCTGGGGCCTGCAGAACCACTCCACCCTGCGGATGCAGAGACCCGAGGCTGTTTTGGTGGCATCCAA GCTAGTGTCCTCTGTCCAAGCCGTCATGGCCTCCACAGCTGGCTACATCGTCTCCACCTCCTGTAAGCACATCATTGATGACCA ACACTGGCTTTCCTCTGCTTACACGCAGTTTGCAGTGCCCTACTTCATCTATGACATCTACGCCATGTTCCTCTGTCACTGGCACAAGCACCAGGTCAAGGGGCACGGAGATGAAGCGGGGGCCAAAGCCTCGGGCAGCACCTGGGCTGTGGCACGCGGCTACCTGCACAAGGAGTTCCTCATGGTGCTCCACCATGCCGTCATGGTGCTCGTGTGCTTTCCGCTGTCGGTG gtGTGGCGTCAGGGCAAGGGAGATTTCTTTCTCGGCTGCTTGCTGATGGCAGAGGTCAGCACCCCCTTTGTCTGCCTTGGCAAAATCCTCATCCAG TACAAGCAGCAGCACACGCTGCTGCACAAGGTGAACGGCGCCCTGATGCTGCTCAGCTTCCTCTGCTGCCGGGTGCTGCTCTTCCCCTATCTGTACTGGGCCTACGGGCGGCACGCCGGCCTGCCCCTGTTCGCAGTGCCTCTCGCCATCCCGGCCCACGTCAACCTGGGCGCCGCGCTGCTGCTCGCCCCTCAGCTCTACTGGTTCTTCCTCATCTGCCGCGGGGCCTGCCGCCTCTTCCGGCCCCGGGGCACCCCGCCGCCCTCTCCTTGCCAGACCAAGGACTGA
- the LOC103547180 gene encoding male-specific sperm protein Mst84Db isoform X2, whose protein sequence is MDAQGCCTACSSPCRKQGVSGPQDCCWTCAEACDFPLPGPAHCLDACCLQPTEAGWAPCCPRCCPLCDCACACQLPDCQSLNCLCFEIKLR, encoded by the exons ATGGAC GCCCAGGGCTGCTGCACAGCCTGCAGCTCCCCCTGCAGGAAGCAAGGTGTCTCTGGGCCCCAAGACTGTTGCTGGACCTGTGCAGAAGCCTGtgacttccctctgcctggcccagCCCACTGCCTGGATGCCTGCTGCCTCCAGCCCACCGAAGCT ggTTGGGCCCCTTGCTGTCCTCGCTGCTGTCCACTCTGCGACTGTGCCTGTGCGTGCCAACTTCCTGACTGCCAGAGCCTCAACTGTCTCTGCTTTGAGATCAAGCTCCGATGA
- the TLCD3B gene encoding ceramide synthase isoform X2: MLAPMVAGGVVFPGLFLLSKNTLQRLPQLRWEEADAVIVSARLVSSVQAVMASTAGYIVSTSCKHIIDDQHWLSSAYTQFAVPYFIYDIYAMFLCHWHKHQVKGHGDEAGAKASGSTWAVARGYLHKEFLMVLHHAVMVLVCFPLSVVWRQGKGDFFLGCLLMAEVSTPFVCLGKILIQYKQQHTLLHKVNGALMLLSFLCCRVLLFPYLYWAYGRHAGLPLFAVPLAIPAHVNLGAALLLAPQLYWFFLICRGACRLFRPRGTPPPSPCQTKD; the protein is encoded by the exons atgctggccccaaTGGTGGCTGGGGGGGTGGTGTTCCCCGgactcttcctcctctccaagAATACACTCCAGCGGCTGCCCCAGCTGCGCTGGGAGGAGGCCGACGCGGTCATTGTCTCAGCCAG GCTAGTGTCCTCTGTCCAAGCCGTCATGGCCTCCACAGCTGGCTACATCGTCTCCACCTCCTGTAAGCACATCATTGATGACCA ACACTGGCTTTCCTCTGCTTACACGCAGTTTGCAGTGCCCTACTTCATCTATGACATCTACGCCATGTTCCTCTGTCACTGGCACAAGCACCAGGTCAAGGGGCACGGAGATGAAGCGGGGGCCAAAGCCTCGGGCAGCACCTGGGCTGTGGCACGCGGCTACCTGCACAAGGAGTTCCTCATGGTGCTCCACCATGCCGTCATGGTGCTCGTGTGCTTTCCGCTGTCGGTG gtGTGGCGTCAGGGCAAGGGAGATTTCTTTCTCGGCTGCTTGCTGATGGCAGAGGTCAGCACCCCCTTTGTCTGCCTTGGCAAAATCCTCATCCAG TACAAGCAGCAGCACACGCTGCTGCACAAGGTGAACGGCGCCCTGATGCTGCTCAGCTTCCTCTGCTGCCGGGTGCTGCTCTTCCCCTATCTGTACTGGGCCTACGGGCGGCACGCCGGCCTGCCCCTGTTCGCAGTGCCTCTCGCCATCCCGGCCCACGTCAACCTGGGCGCCGCGCTGCTGCTCGCCCCTCAGCTCTACTGGTTCTTCCTCATCTGCCGCGGGGCCTGCCGCCTCTTCCGGCCCCGGGGCACCCCGCCGCCCTCTCCTTGCCAGACCAAGGACTGA
- the C12H16orf92 gene encoding fertilization-influencing membrane protein isoform X2, giving the protein MRLWQWVWGWVWLVGLGATETAPSPESAKILAPEAEPPLFIDGTDFFDYPDLDQARLLALAQFIGERPVVFDNSDSKSEFFHHILVGALVLAFFFLLFQFCTHMSCQKGA; this is encoded by the exons ATGAGGCTGTGGcagtgggtgtgggggtgggtgtgGCTGGTTGGGCTAGGAGCCACAGAAACAG CACCCAGCCCAGAGAGTGCCAAGATCTtggccccagaagcagagcctccGCTCTTCATAGACGGAACTGACTTCTTTGATTACCCAGACTTGGACCAAGCCAGGCTCCTGGCACTGGCCCAGTTTATTGGAGAGAGACCTGTCGTCTTTGATAACTCAG ATTCCAAGTCTGAGTTCTTCCATCACATCCTGGTGGGTGCTCTGGTACTggccttcttcttcctccttttccagtTCTGCACGCACAT GAGCTGCCAGAAAGGGGCCTAA
- the TLCD3B gene encoding ceramide synthase isoform X3 yields the protein MLLQVRFLGVWLVSSVQAVMASTAGYIVSTSCKHIIDDQHWLSSAYTQFAVPYFIYDIYAMFLCHWHKHQVKGHGDEAGAKASGSTWAVARGYLHKEFLMVLHHAVMVLVCFPLSVVWRQGKGDFFLGCLLMAEVSTPFVCLGKILIQYKQQHTLLHKVNGALMLLSFLCCRVLLFPYLYWAYGRHAGLPLFAVPLAIPAHVNLGAALLLAPQLYWFFLICRGACRLFRPRGTPPPSPCQTKD from the exons ATGCTGCTGCAGGTCCGGTTTCTTGGTGTCTG GCTAGTGTCCTCTGTCCAAGCCGTCATGGCCTCCACAGCTGGCTACATCGTCTCCACCTCCTGTAAGCACATCATTGATGACCA ACACTGGCTTTCCTCTGCTTACACGCAGTTTGCAGTGCCCTACTTCATCTATGACATCTACGCCATGTTCCTCTGTCACTGGCACAAGCACCAGGTCAAGGGGCACGGAGATGAAGCGGGGGCCAAAGCCTCGGGCAGCACCTGGGCTGTGGCACGCGGCTACCTGCACAAGGAGTTCCTCATGGTGCTCCACCATGCCGTCATGGTGCTCGTGTGCTTTCCGCTGTCGGTG gtGTGGCGTCAGGGCAAGGGAGATTTCTTTCTCGGCTGCTTGCTGATGGCAGAGGTCAGCACCCCCTTTGTCTGCCTTGGCAAAATCCTCATCCAG TACAAGCAGCAGCACACGCTGCTGCACAAGGTGAACGGCGCCCTGATGCTGCTCAGCTTCCTCTGCTGCCGGGTGCTGCTCTTCCCCTATCTGTACTGGGCCTACGGGCGGCACGCCGGCCTGCCCCTGTTCGCAGTGCCTCTCGCCATCCCGGCCCACGTCAACCTGGGCGCCGCGCTGCTGCTCGCCCCTCAGCTCTACTGGTTCTTCCTCATCTGCCGCGGGGCCTGCCGCCTCTTCCGGCCCCGGGGCACCCCGCCGCCCTCTCCTTGCCAGACCAAGGACTGA